A genomic segment from Variovorax paradoxus B4 encodes:
- a CDS encoding M20/M25/M40 family metallo-hydrolase: MSRRTSPVSRSTGPWRARPARSTRSPKRPGHSATSASRSPAPRRSWRPALQAKIASGKLVPDTETTVKVEVGRPAFVAGEKGRALAEKAQAIYKEIDRELALTPMTGGGTDAGYAGRSGKATVVESFGLAGFGYHARDEYIEVDSIVPRLYLVTRLLTEIGKQ, from the coding sequence ACATCCCCGGTGTCGCGCTCAACTGGACCGTGGCGCGCGCGACCGGCCCGATCAACCAGATCACCGAAAAGGCCCGGGCACTCGGCGACATCCGCATCACGCAGCCCGGCGCCGAGAAGAAGCTGGAGGCCTGCGTTGCAGGCGAAGATCGCGAGCGGCAAGCTGGTGCCCGATACCGAGACCACGGTCAAGGTCGAAGTGGGCCGCCCGGCCTTCGTGGCAGGCGAGAAGGGCCGCGCACTGGCCGAGAAGGCCCAGGCCATCTACAAGGAAATCGACCGCGAACTCGCTCTCACGCCAATGACCGGCGGCGGCACCGACGCGGGCTATGCGGGTCGTTCGGGCAAGGCCACCGTGGTCGAGAGCTTCGGCCTTGCTGGCTTCGGCTATCACGCACGCGACGAATACATCGAGGTCGACTCGATCGTGCCGCGCCTCTATCTCGTCACTCGGCTGCTGACGGAAATCGGCAAGCAGTAA
- a CDS encoding DUF3300 domain-containing protein gives MTTSFRRTPVARLLTISLCIGALAIAGCNKTDTPSTPAPAPPAATAPAPAPAAPAPAAYTPPSAEQLYQLVAPIALYPDKLVAQVLAGSTYPDQITAAHGWLAQNAALKGGPLADAANQQPWDPSVKSLTAFRPVLDQMAGNIAWTEALGQAYYNDPADVMNAIQVMRQRASAAGRLKNNDKLRIASAATPQNYAPAPDVQPVYAGPAVVEAPPQFITIEPAQPDVVYVPSYDPQRIYGEPVPVYPGYAYAPPVEAAPGYSRGQMAAAGAFTFGLGVVVGAALERHDWGWRSWDMNWGAPRYRDRDRAVQPAYTRPAVVYNNSTYISRSTTVVNNVRNVYNNNAPRGMPPGAPAPNVAGGPALAQQQNAQLVQQQQQQQQQQQQQQQQREQQARQQQALMRQQQEQQQAGQQAQQLQARQRQQEQQERQARLQQQQQDRLQRQQAQQAQRQARQQAQQQAPGTHQPPPQALLQQQQQDQARRQQAQLQQQQARAASRQVQQQQQQQHAAQPPQQQRPSAQQEQSRRQQMQQQQQAQQQARVLQQQQAQQQQVQRQQAQQQARQQQHQEQLQRQQQQAQAARQQQQQQQQQRQQAMQQQQQRQQQQAQQAQQIRQQQQQAQQHAAAAAAAAHRRPPGRPGEPPKEQP, from the coding sequence ATGACAACATCATTCCGCCGCACACCGGTCGCGCGGCTCCTGACGATCTCGCTGTGCATCGGCGCGCTCGCCATCGCCGGCTGCAACAAGACCGACACGCCTTCGACCCCGGCGCCCGCGCCTCCAGCGGCCACCGCACCTGCGCCCGCGCCGGCCGCCCCAGCGCCGGCGGCCTACACGCCACCCTCGGCCGAGCAGCTCTATCAACTCGTCGCCCCCATTGCGCTGTATCCCGACAAGCTGGTGGCGCAGGTGCTGGCCGGTTCCACCTATCCCGACCAGATCACCGCGGCGCACGGCTGGCTCGCTCAGAACGCAGCGCTCAAGGGCGGCCCGCTCGCCGATGCGGCCAACCAGCAGCCCTGGGACCCGAGTGTGAAGTCGCTCACCGCATTCCGCCCGGTGCTGGACCAGATGGCCGGCAACATCGCGTGGACCGAGGCACTCGGCCAGGCCTACTACAACGATCCGGCCGACGTGATGAACGCCATCCAGGTCATGCGCCAGCGCGCATCGGCGGCGGGGCGGCTCAAGAACAACGACAAGCTGCGCATTGCCAGCGCCGCGACACCGCAGAACTACGCGCCGGCGCCGGACGTGCAACCCGTCTATGCTGGCCCCGCCGTGGTCGAGGCGCCGCCGCAGTTCATCACCATCGAGCCCGCGCAGCCCGACGTGGTGTACGTGCCCAGCTACGACCCGCAGCGGATCTACGGCGAGCCCGTGCCCGTGTACCCCGGCTATGCGTATGCCCCGCCCGTCGAGGCCGCGCCCGGCTACAGCCGCGGCCAGATGGCGGCGGCCGGCGCATTCACCTTCGGGCTCGGCGTGGTCGTGGGCGCCGCGCTGGAGCGCCACGACTGGGGCTGGCGTTCATGGGACATGAACTGGGGTGCCCCGCGCTACCGGGACCGCGACCGCGCGGTGCAGCCGGCCTACACCCGGCCCGCGGTGGTCTACAACAACAGCACCTACATCTCGCGCTCGACGACGGTGGTCAACAACGTGCGCAACGTCTACAACAACAACGCGCCGCGCGGCATGCCGCCTGGCGCTCCCGCCCCCAATGTCGCGGGCGGCCCAGCCTTGGCTCAGCAACAGAACGCCCAGCTGGTGCAGCAACAGCAACAGCAACAGCAACAGCAACAGCAGCAGCAGCAGCAGCGAGAGCAGCAAGCACGGCAGCAGCAGGCCCTCATGCGCCAGCAGCAGGAGCAGCAACAAGCCGGGCAACAGGCCCAGCAACTGCAGGCACGCCAGCGCCAGCAAGAACAGCAGGAGCGGCAGGCGCGCCTTCAGCAACAGCAGCAGGACCGGTTGCAGCGCCAACAAGCGCAACAGGCACAACGACAGGCGCGGCAACAGGCACAGCAACAGGCGCCTGGCACCCACCAGCCGCCGCCGCAGGCCCTGCTTCAACAACAGCAGCAGGACCAAGCGCGGCGACAGCAGGCCCAGCTACAGCAGCAACAGGCACGTGCGGCCAGCCGGCAGGTTCAACAACAACAACAGCAGCAGCACGCAGCGCAGCCCCCCCAGCAACAGAGGCCATCGGCACAGCAGGAGCAATCACGGCGCCAGCAAATGCAACAGCAACAGCAAGCCCAGCAACAGGCCCGCGTGCTCCAGCAGCAGCAGGCTCAACAGCAACAGGTGCAACGGCAGCAGGCGCAGCAACAGGCCCGACAACAGCAGCATCAAGAGCAATTGCAGCGACAGCAGCAACAGGCGCAAGCAGCGCGCCAGCAACAGCAACAGCAACAACAACAACGGCAGCAGGCGATGCAACAACAGCAGCAACGCCAACAGCAACAGGCGCAGCAGGCACAGCAAATCCGCCAGCAGCAGCAACAGGCCCAGCAGCACGCGGCGGCCGCTGCCGCTGCCGCCCATCGCCGCCCGCCCGGCCGCCCCGGCGAACCGCCCAAGGAGCAGCCCTGA
- a CDS encoding DUF3299 domain-containing protein — MLSLVAWAADPAPKDTTASNPLGGKAAPPAATAKAPPGQPRQITWEELVPKDWDPAKEFKGMDLSALNDGDPRANELLMKMQEVSNNAPTNPAMNGADIKIPGFIVPLEEAKGEVTEFLLVPYFGACIHTPPPPANQILHVVTPKGAKFRAMDTVWVTGKLQTLRNDSMMGVSGYHVNATSVTKYTGGAK; from the coding sequence ATGCTTTCGCTGGTTGCGTGGGCCGCCGACCCGGCGCCCAAGGACACCACCGCATCGAACCCGCTCGGCGGCAAGGCCGCACCGCCTGCCGCAACAGCCAAGGCCCCGCCGGGCCAGCCGCGCCAGATCACCTGGGAAGAACTCGTGCCCAAGGACTGGGATCCGGCCAAGGAATTCAAGGGCATGGACCTGAGCGCGCTCAACGACGGCGACCCGCGTGCCAACGAGCTGCTCATGAAGATGCAGGAAGTGTCGAACAACGCGCCGACCAACCCGGCCATGAACGGCGCGGACATCAAGATCCCGGGCTTCATCGTGCCGCTCGAAGAAGCGAAGGGCGAAGTGACCGAGTTCCTGCTCGTGCCCTACTTCGGCGCCTGCATCCACACCCCGCCGCCGCCGGCCAACCAGATCCTGCACGTGGTGACGCCCAAGGGCGCCAAGTTCCGCGCCATGGACACCGTGTGGGTCACCGGCAAGCTGCAGACCCTGCGCAACGATTCGATGATGGGCGTGAGCGGCTACCACGTGAACGCGACGAGCGTCACCAAATACACGGGCGGCGCCAAATAG
- a CDS encoding ABC transporter permease translates to MKALFSIAWRSAWNRRFTLALTVFSIALSTFLLLGVERIRTELRENFASSVSGTDLIVGARTGSTQLLLYSVFRIGAATNNISWKSVQALAAHPGVDWVVPLSLGDSHRGFAVLATSPEYFTRFRYGNRQSLALREGKPFSALFDAVVGAEVADKLGYHVGQKITLAHGSGELNAAEHADKPFTVVGVLARTGTPVDRTVHIGLEAMEAIHLEWAGGAPMPGVKIPAEQVRKFDLTPKNVTAALVGLKNRSAVFGVQRWISTYTGEPLMAILPGVALDELWSVIGIGENALLLMSALVALVSLAGLVSVVMAGLNERRRELAVLRAVGAGLRHVLALLALEGAMVTVLGVAFGVVMAVLGIALLAPWLQSQFGLTLSLSEPTLNEWLLMASLLAAGWLASLLPGIRAYWLSLADGLSPRI, encoded by the coding sequence ATGAAGGCGCTTTTTTCCATCGCCTGGCGCAGCGCCTGGAACCGGCGCTTCACGCTGGCGCTCACGGTGTTCTCGATCGCGCTGTCGACCTTCCTCTTGCTCGGCGTCGAGCGCATCCGCACCGAACTGCGCGAGAACTTCGCATCGTCCGTCTCGGGCACCGACCTGATCGTCGGCGCGCGCACCGGCTCCACGCAGCTGCTGCTGTACTCGGTGTTCCGCATCGGCGCGGCCACCAACAACATCTCGTGGAAGAGCGTGCAGGCGCTGGCCGCGCACCCCGGCGTCGACTGGGTGGTGCCGCTCTCGCTGGGCGATTCGCACCGCGGCTTCGCGGTGCTGGCCACCTCGCCCGAGTACTTCACGCGCTTTCGCTACGGCAACCGCCAGTCGCTCGCGCTGCGCGAAGGCAAGCCCTTCAGCGCGCTGTTCGATGCGGTGGTGGGCGCCGAGGTGGCCGACAAGCTCGGCTACCACGTCGGCCAGAAGATCACGCTCGCGCACGGCAGCGGCGAACTCAATGCGGCCGAGCATGCCGACAAGCCCTTCACCGTGGTGGGCGTGCTCGCGCGCACCGGCACGCCGGTCGACCGCACGGTGCACATCGGCCTCGAGGCGATGGAAGCCATCCACCTCGAATGGGCGGGCGGCGCGCCGATGCCGGGCGTGAAGATTCCGGCCGAGCAGGTGCGCAAGTTCGACCTCACGCCCAAGAACGTGACGGCCGCGCTCGTGGGCCTGAAGAACCGCTCCGCCGTGTTCGGCGTGCAGCGCTGGATTTCCACCTACACCGGCGAACCGCTGATGGCCATCCTGCCCGGCGTGGCGCTCGACGAGCTGTGGAGCGTGATCGGCATCGGCGAGAACGCGCTGCTGCTGATGTCGGCGCTGGTGGCGCTGGTGAGCCTTGCGGGCCTGGTCTCGGTGGTGATGGCCGGGCTGAACGAAAGGCGGCGCGAGCTGGCCGTGCTGCGCGCCGTGGGCGCCGGCCTGCGCCACGTGCTGGCGCTGCTCGCGCTCGAGGGCGCCATGGTCACCGTGCTGGGCGTGGCCTTCGGCGTGGTGATGGCGGTGCTTGGCATCGCCCTGCTCGCGCCATGGCTGCAGTCGCAGTTCGGGCTGACATTGAGCCTTTCGGAACCTACACTGAATGAATGGCTGCTGATGGCGAGCCTGCTGGCCGCGGGCTGGCTGGCGAGCCTGCTGCCGGGCATCCGTGCCTACTGGCTTTCGTTGGCCGACGGCCTCTCCCCGAGGATTTAG
- a CDS encoding ABC transporter ATP-binding protein, giving the protein MSTVPQGEAAPLRVVLAAEGLRFSWPGMPKPCIDIEALRITAGEAVFLHGPSGCGKSTLLSLLAGVLVADEGRVSLLGHDWSQLSGAARDRCRVAHVGYIFQQFNLLPYLSVLDNVLLPCRFSQRRESQAARGGSAREEAEHLLEQMGLDRSLWKRQAMQLSVGQQQRVAAARALIGQPEVVIADEPTSALDEDRREAFLDVLLTACAVNNSALVFVSHDQRIAQRFARHVLLPEINRAAPAAMAADS; this is encoded by the coding sequence GTGAGCACCGTCCCCCAGGGCGAGGCCGCGCCATTGCGCGTGGTGCTCGCCGCCGAAGGGCTGCGCTTCTCGTGGCCCGGCATGCCAAAGCCATGCATCGACATCGAGGCCTTGCGCATCACCGCGGGCGAGGCGGTCTTCCTGCACGGCCCGAGCGGTTGCGGCAAGAGCACGCTGCTGTCGCTGCTGGCCGGCGTGCTGGTGGCGGACGAAGGCCGCGTCTCGCTGCTGGGGCACGACTGGTCGCAGCTCTCGGGCGCCGCGCGCGACCGCTGCCGCGTCGCCCACGTCGGCTACATCTTTCAGCAATTCAACCTGCTGCCGTATCTGAGCGTGCTCGACAACGTGCTGCTGCCCTGCCGCTTCTCGCAGCGGCGCGAGTCCCAGGCCGCGCGGGGAGGCAGCGCGCGCGAAGAGGCCGAGCACCTGCTCGAGCAGATGGGGCTCGACCGCAGCCTGTGGAAGCGCCAGGCGATGCAGCTCTCCGTGGGCCAGCAGCAGCGCGTGGCCGCTGCGCGCGCGCTCATCGGCCAGCCCGAAGTGGTGATTGCCGACGAACCCACCTCCGCACTCGACGAAGACCGGCGCGAAGCGTTTCTCGACGTGCTGCTGACGGCCTGCGCCGTGAACAACAGCGCGCTCGTGTTCGTGAGCCACGACCAGCGCATTGCGCAGCGTTTTGCGCGGCATGTGCTGCTGCCCGAGATCAACCGCGCGGCGCCGGCGGCCATGGCGGCGGACAGCTGA
- a CDS encoding DUF2796 domain-containing protein, with amino-acid sequence MKQIRLRRISSGFAFAAALFAAPFLSAQAQQQHAHVHGQLKLDVAIDGPTVVINMESPLDNIVGFERAPKTDAEKKTAEDAIAQLRAADKLFAIDPAANCKLGPVELRSSALGLGSPDPGEPAGHADLDATFSFNCTNAAAAKFIDVNLFSAFKGTRQIDSQIASAQGQFKRQLKRPAGAQAAQPVRLTWGK; translated from the coding sequence ATGAAACAGATCCGACTTCGACGCATTTCATCCGGCTTCGCATTCGCCGCGGCACTGTTCGCAGCCCCCTTTCTTTCCGCCCAGGCCCAGCAGCAGCATGCGCATGTGCACGGCCAGCTCAAGCTCGACGTGGCCATCGACGGCCCCACGGTCGTGATCAACATGGAGTCCCCGCTCGACAACATCGTCGGCTTCGAGCGCGCGCCCAAGACCGATGCCGAGAAGAAGACCGCCGAGGACGCCATCGCCCAGCTGCGCGCGGCCGACAAGCTCTTTGCCATCGACCCGGCCGCCAACTGCAAGCTCGGCCCGGTCGAGCTGCGCTCCAGCGCACTGGGCCTCGGCAGTCCCGACCCGGGCGAGCCCGCGGGCCATGCCGACCTCGACGCCACTTTTTCCTTCAACTGCACCAACGCGGCCGCGGCAAAGTTCATCGACGTGAATCTTTTCTCCGCCTTCAAGGGCACGCGCCAGATCGATTCGCAGATTGCTTCCGCACAAGGCCAGTTCAAGCGCCAGCTCAAGCGCCCGGCAGGCGCGCAGGCCGCCCAGCCCGTTCGCCTGACCTGGGGCAAGTGA
- a CDS encoding sulfurtransferase: MCTTLVSVEQLQQLQAGDVPLMVFDCSFDLMKPEAGAQQYAAAHIPGALHADLDAHLSAKHGVPGSHGDVVIAQEDGVPASGGRHPLPSRERFAAWLSSIGFSNNMQAVAYDRNGANYCGRLWWMLKWMGHDAVAVLDGGLQAWQAAGGEVTNREEPAHFQSNFVPGEPLARLVTTDAVVRRLGQPDQNLIDARAAARYRGEVEPLDPIAGHIPGALNRPFAENLGPDGKFKPASQLRAEFDALLAGRDPATVVHQCGSGVSAVPNLLAMQIAGLGTTALYAGSWSEWSNTPGLPTRQGAEP; the protein is encoded by the coding sequence ATGTGCACCACCCTCGTCAGCGTCGAACAACTCCAGCAGCTGCAGGCTGGCGACGTGCCCCTCATGGTCTTCGACTGCAGCTTCGACCTCATGAAGCCCGAAGCCGGCGCGCAGCAATATGCCGCTGCGCACATCCCCGGCGCACTGCATGCCGACCTCGACGCCCACCTCAGCGCGAAGCACGGCGTGCCCGGCTCGCATGGCGACGTGGTCATTGCGCAGGAAGACGGCGTGCCGGCCTCGGGCGGGCGCCATCCGCTGCCGAGCCGCGAGAGGTTCGCGGCCTGGCTGTCGAGCATCGGCTTTTCCAACAACATGCAGGCCGTGGCGTACGACCGCAACGGCGCCAACTATTGCGGCCGGCTCTGGTGGATGCTCAAGTGGATGGGCCACGATGCCGTGGCCGTGCTCGACGGCGGCCTGCAGGCGTGGCAGGCCGCGGGCGGCGAAGTCACGAACCGCGAGGAGCCGGCGCACTTCCAGTCGAACTTCGTGCCGGGCGAACCGCTGGCAAGGCTCGTGACCACCGACGCCGTGGTGCGCCGGCTCGGCCAGCCTGACCAGAACCTGATCGACGCGCGTGCCGCCGCACGTTATCGCGGAGAGGTGGAACCTCTGGACCCCATCGCGGGTCACATCCCCGGGGCTCTGAACCGGCCCTTCGCCGAGAACCTCGGCCCCGACGGCAAGTTCAAGCCGGCATCGCAATTGCGCGCCGAGTTCGACGCGCTGCTCGCGGGACGCGATCCGGCGACGGTCGTCCATCAATGCGGCAGCGGCGTGAGCGCTGTGCCCAACCTGCTCGCGATGCAGATCGCGGGCCTTGGGACGACAGCGCTCTATGCCGGCAGCTGGAGCGAATGGAGCAACACGCCGGGGCTGCCGACCCGGCAAGGCGCAGAACCATGA
- a CDS encoding DMT family transporter: MVLGAFLFATMSVVVKIASAWFNSGEMVLGRGLIGIVFLWLLARNRGVSMATRYPGMHAWRSTIGVVSLGAWFYAIAHMPLATAVTLNYMSSVWIAAFLVGGALLAWVPVPGRDGRIERPPLQGTLALTVLAGFVGVVLMLKPSVSGSDGFAGMLGLLSGLTAAFAYMQVVALSRIGEPELRTVFYFAAGSAVAGAFATAATGFSDGNSWTWQHALWLLPIGLLAALGQLCMTRAYATAKTQAGTLLVANLQYSGIIFAAFYSVVLFDDRIDAAGWAGMALIIVSGIAATVLRQRAVPKAPAEEH, translated from the coding sequence ATGGTGCTCGGCGCCTTTTTGTTCGCCACCATGAGCGTGGTCGTGAAGATCGCCTCGGCCTGGTTCAACAGCGGCGAGATGGTGCTCGGGCGCGGCCTGATCGGCATCGTGTTCCTGTGGCTGCTGGCGCGCAACCGCGGCGTCTCCATGGCCACCCGCTACCCCGGCATGCATGCCTGGCGCAGCACCATCGGCGTGGTGTCGCTCGGCGCGTGGTTCTATGCCATTGCCCACATGCCGCTGGCCACGGCCGTCACGCTCAACTACATGAGCAGCGTGTGGATCGCGGCCTTCCTGGTCGGCGGCGCGCTGCTGGCCTGGGTGCCGGTGCCCGGGCGCGATGGCCGCATCGAGCGCCCGCCGCTGCAGGGCACGCTCGCGCTGACCGTGCTCGCGGGCTTCGTCGGCGTGGTGCTGATGCTCAAGCCTTCGGTCAGCGGCAGCGACGGCTTCGCGGGGATGCTGGGCCTGCTGTCGGGCCTCACGGCCGCATTCGCCTACATGCAGGTGGTGGCGCTGTCGCGCATCGGCGAACCCGAGCTGCGCACGGTGTTCTATTTCGCGGCCGGCTCGGCCGTGGCCGGCGCTTTCGCCACGGCTGCCACCGGGTTTTCGGACGGAAACTCCTGGACGTGGCAGCATGCGCTGTGGCTGCTGCCGATCGGCCTCCTGGCGGCTCTCGGGCAGCTTTGCATGACGCGCGCCTACGCCACGGCCAAGACGCAGGCCGGTACGCTCCTGGTGGCCAACCTGCAGTACTCCGGCATCATCTTTGCGGCGTTCTACAGCGTGGTGCTGTTCGACGACCGCATCGACGCCGCCGGCTGGGCCGGCATGGCGCTCATCATCGTGAGCGGCATTGCGGCCACCGTGCTGCGCCAGCGTGCAGTGCCCAAGGCGCCGGCCGAAGAACACTGA
- a CDS encoding aromatic ring-hydroxylating oxygenase subunit alpha, with the protein MSDLSLQLQQATSQLPVSAYFDESLYAREMQTLFAHGPRYVGHRLAVPEPGNFHTLPQEHQGRALVHTPKGVELISNVCRHRQALILQGRGQLDSQTGGNIVCPLHRWTYAASDARTTGTLIGAPHFQQDPCLNLHNYPLTEWNGLLFERGPDGGGRDVAADMAELGPRADLDFTGYALDRVELHECNYNWKTFIEVYLEDYHVGPFHPGLGSFVTCDDLRWEFNRNFSVQTVGVANRLGRAGSPIYQKWQEQLLKYREGKPPKYGAIWLTYYPHVMVEWYPHVLTVSTLHPVSPTRTLNMIEFFYPEEIVAFEREFVEAQQAAYMETCVEDDEIAERMDAGRRALMLRGDDESGPYQSPMEDGMQQFHEWYRSAMQNNA; encoded by the coding sequence ATGTCTGATTTAAGTCTTCAACTGCAGCAGGCCACGAGCCAACTTCCAGTTTCCGCGTACTTCGACGAGTCGCTCTATGCGCGCGAAATGCAAACGCTGTTCGCGCACGGCCCGCGCTACGTGGGCCACCGGCTTGCCGTGCCCGAGCCCGGCAACTTCCACACCCTGCCGCAGGAGCACCAGGGCCGCGCGCTGGTGCACACGCCCAAGGGCGTGGAACTCATTTCCAACGTGTGCCGCCACCGGCAGGCGCTGATCCTGCAGGGCCGCGGCCAGCTCGACAGCCAGACCGGCGGCAACATCGTGTGCCCGCTGCACCGCTGGACCTATGCGGCGAGCGACGCGCGCACCACGGGCACGCTGATCGGCGCGCCGCACTTCCAGCAGGACCCCTGCCTCAACCTGCACAACTATCCGCTCACCGAGTGGAACGGCCTGCTGTTCGAACGCGGCCCCGACGGCGGCGGGCGCGACGTGGCGGCCGACATGGCCGAACTCGGCCCGCGTGCCGACCTCGACTTCACGGGCTACGCGCTCGACCGGGTCGAGCTGCACGAGTGCAACTACAACTGGAAGACCTTCATCGAGGTCTACCTCGAGGACTACCACGTCGGCCCGTTCCATCCCGGCCTGGGCAGCTTCGTCACCTGCGACGACCTGCGCTGGGAGTTCAACCGCAACTTCTCGGTGCAGACCGTGGGCGTGGCCAACCGGCTCGGCCGCGCGGGCAGCCCCATCTACCAGAAGTGGCAGGAGCAGCTGCTCAAGTACCGCGAAGGCAAGCCGCCCAAGTACGGCGCCATCTGGCTCACCTACTACCCGCACGTGATGGTCGAGTGGTATCCGCACGTGCTCACCGTGTCGACGCTGCATCCGGTGAGCCCCACCAGGACGCTCAACATGATCGAGTTCTTCTACCCCGAGGAAATCGTGGCCTTCGAGCGCGAATTCGTCGAGGCCCAGCAGGCCGCCTACATGGAAACCTGCGTGGAAGACGACGAGATCGCCGAGCGCATGGACGCCGGCCGCCGCGCGCTCATGCTGCGCGGCGACGACGAGAGCGGCCCCTACCAGAGCCCGATGGAAGACGGCATGCAGCAGTTCCACGAGTGGTACCGCAGCGCGATGCAGAACAACGCCTGA
- a CDS encoding exodeoxyribonuclease VII small subunit, with the protein MPKVPSSSTSSPAATPDTGPLPASYEAGLQELEQLVAELESGQLPLDQLLGSYQRGAALLAFCREKLQAVEDQIKVLDAGSLKPWTAE; encoded by the coding sequence ATGCCCAAGGTCCCTTCTTCCTCCACGTCCAGCCCGGCAGCCACGCCCGACACGGGGCCGCTGCCGGCCAGCTACGAAGCCGGGCTCCAGGAGTTGGAACAATTGGTTGCAGAACTCGAGTCGGGCCAGTTGCCGCTCGACCAGTTGCTCGGCAGCTACCAGCGCGGTGCGGCGCTGCTCGCCTTCTGCCGCGAAAAGCTCCAGGCGGTCGAAGACCAGATCAAGGTGCTCGACGCGGGCAGCCTCAAGCCCTGGACCGCCGAATGA
- a CDS encoding polyprenyl synthetase family protein: MSAVKAVEWDAARLASWSDPYLARVEAALSRWVGVDAPVLLGDAMRYAVLDGGKRLRPLLVLAASEAVGGNAAAALRAACATELIHAYSLVHDDLPSMDNDVLRRGKPTVHVKFGEADALLAGDALQALAFELLTPDGDEIPASIQAMLCRLLARAAGSQGMAGGQAIDLASVGLALNEAQLREMHRLKTGALLQGSVEMGAACAGAVASDALAALRDYGAAIGLAFQVVDDILDVTADSQTLGKTAGKDAAADKPTYVSLWGLDGARAQARQLLAESLAALDRSGLADTAALRALAHMVVDRDR; the protein is encoded by the coding sequence ATGAGCGCGGTTAAAGCGGTGGAATGGGATGCTGCACGCCTGGCCAGCTGGAGCGACCCGTACCTGGCGCGCGTCGAGGCGGCGCTTTCGCGCTGGGTCGGCGTCGATGCGCCGGTGCTGCTCGGCGATGCCATGCGCTATGCCGTGCTGGACGGCGGCAAGCGGCTGCGGCCGCTCCTGGTGCTGGCCGCGAGCGAAGCGGTCGGCGGCAATGCGGCTGCGGCGCTGCGCGCGGCCTGTGCAACGGAACTGATCCACGCCTACTCGCTGGTGCACGACGACCTGCCGAGCATGGACAACGACGTGCTGCGGCGTGGCAAGCCCACGGTGCACGTGAAGTTCGGCGAAGCCGATGCGCTGCTGGCCGGCGATGCCTTGCAGGCCCTGGCCTTCGAGCTGCTGACGCCCGACGGCGACGAGATTCCCGCATCGATCCAGGCCATGCTGTGCCGGTTGCTCGCGCGTGCCGCGGGCAGCCAGGGCATGGCGGGCGGGCAGGCCATCGACCTGGCCAGTGTGGGCCTGGCGCTGAACGAAGCGCAGCTGCGCGAAATGCACCGCCTGAAAACCGGCGCGCTGCTGCAGGGCAGCGTCGAGATGGGCGCGGCCTGTGCCGGTGCCGTGGCATCCGATGCGCTGGCCGCCCTGCGCGACTACGGCGCCGCCATCGGCCTGGCGTTCCAGGTGGTCGACGACATTCTCGACGTCACGGCCGATTCGCAGACCCTCGGCAAGACGGCCGGCAAGGATGCGGCCGCCGACAAGCCCACCTATGTTTCGCTGTGGGGCCTCGACGGCGCGCGTGCGCAGGCGAGGCAGCTGCTGGCCGAATCGCTTGCGGCGCTGGACCGCAGCGGCCTTGCCGATACCGCGGCCTTGCGCGCGCTGGCCCACATGGTCGTCGACCGCGACCGATGA